In Zingiber officinale cultivar Zhangliang chromosome 3A, Zo_v1.1, whole genome shotgun sequence, the DNA window GTTGAAGAAAAGTACAACCGCAAGCATAAATTATTGGATTTCCGTAGAATACTACTGTACATGCTACACTGAGTCTCCGCCCTTTTTTATTAGAGAATTTACtttccatatttatttattttaataatttagagGTAGTAAATTGATGGGTAGCAAAAAATTGCTGCAGCTCTCTCTCTCCGCTAGGTCTTTCCTTATTTCTACTGCTCTTTTAACGACACACATGGCACAGCAACCGGATCGCTGCTCTTGTCTGCTGCCCTCCAATGGACGACGACACGCATTGCACTTGCGACCGCCCATAAGCGACCCACGCACTTGCTTTCTTCCTCTCACCTTTCTCTGCTCGTCCCTCCACCCCCGGCGATGTCAGCTCCAGTCTCATCCCGCAGCCGGAGGGCGCTCCACGtccctttctttcccttctctccgGCTGAGCCCCCTTCCGGCTCGCCGGCCAACTCAATTCCCACCACCCCTTTCTTCCCCTCCTACTCCTCccctccgcctcctcctcctcctccactggGAGTGGGCTGGTCGTCGCAGCCGACATTCCCCGCCAACATCTCCTCCCTCACCTTCCCTGGCTCACGCTCCGCGCCTCGTTCTCGACATAGCTCCGGCGCCGTTGCGATCGCCGTAGTTCTCCCACTCCTCGCTCTCGGCGTGCTCGCCGCTGTTGCTGTTGCGTTCTTCGTACGCCGGCACAGGCGGCGGTTCCCTGGAGGCGGATACTCGGATAAGGACGAGACTCGCTCCGTCTCGGATCGTTTGTTCCCCGCGGATTTCGCCGCTTCCGATGACGGCGCTCCAAAGTCATCCGCCGCGGCGTCCTCCGATTTGTTGTACCTTGGCACCTTTGTCGACACCGTTCCTGTCGGTTCGGTCCGAGATGGCGGCCGCCCGACGGCAGATCCGGTGGGCGGATCACCCAACGGGAATCCAGCGTCGCCGGAGCTTCGGCCACTCCCTCCTCTGCTGCGCCAGTTTCGCCATATGTATGAGAACGGGACGGTTGGGAGCTCGTCCGAGGAGGAGTTCTATTCGCCGAAGATGTCTTCGGCAGGGAAGGAGAGCTCCGGGAGGGCGGTCGGTGGGCAGATGTCGAGCTCCCGACAGACCTTTCCTTCGATGGTGGAGAAATCTGAGTCCCAGGGACTGACGATGAGCACTCCATCTTATCCTTCGTCGAACTTGCCCTCGTCTCCTCAGTCGTCACCTGCAGCTTCAGTGTCGCGAGTTGGATCAAGCCCTGGTCATCAAAATGGTGGATCCTCGAAATCCAGATCTGAAAGGAGTGCGGACGAAAGTATCGAATTCGAAGCTCCACCACCGCCTCCACCGCCGCCTCTTTTAGGACCTCTAACACCATCTCCTCCAAAACGGAACCCGCCTTCGCCTTCACCACCTTCTTCCCCAGTGGAGAAACAATATGAAACGAAGGTGGAAATTCGTGATATGCCAGCACCAAATGTACTGTCTCCGACGAGAAATCAAGCCCTCTCTCATAATCCATTTATTGTAATTACTCCCCCTGGACCGCGACAGAGACAAGCGCCGCCGCCACCTCCACCACCACCGCCGGTTGGGTACTGGGACAGTCAGGTCCGGAAGCCACAAGAAACACATCATCCGGTCCTTGCGAAGTCGAAGCCAGCTGAGGTAATGATCTCCTCAGCCATGGCTTACCCCACAGATCCAAGAGGGGAGTCGGAGGCCATGGAGAAGAACCAGGACACCTCTCGCCCAAAGTTGAAACCTTTGCACTGGGATAAGGTGCAGGCGAGCTCGAATCGAGCAATGGTGTGGGATCAGTTGAAATCCAGCTCCTTCCAGTGAGACTCATTAACATGATAGACacgaattggattttttttttcgccCATTTCCGTTGAGTACTATTGTTTCTTTACTTGATTATTTGGCAGGGTAAACGAGGAAATGATCGAGACTTTGTTTGTTTCTAAAGCAACAGATCCTGCACCAAGAGAGACCAACTGGCGGCAGGTTCTTCCTCCTCCAAATCAAGAGAACAAGTTGCTCGATCCAAGGAAATCTCAGAACATTGCAATTCTACTGAGGGCATTGAATGTGACGACGGAGGAAGTTTGTGATGCCCTTCTCGAAGGTGAGATTCTAAGACTCAAACTCCTTGTATTTATCTGGAGCTGAACAAAAGAACTCAGTATATGGTGTTCTGATTCATTTCCCATCATTATCTGCAATGTTATCCCAGAATTACTCAATAAAAAATGATGATTTAGAAGTCAAAATGCTCAGCCACTTGCCTCCCTCGACTGTTTTGTATTGTTTAGCTAAAACATCACTTCTTTACCCAACTACGTCCTCTTCAAGGCCAAGGGTAATTTAAAactgtgtgttttttttttccagatGCAGTACTTGTTCATTTGACACTCATGGCCTAAAATAGTAACTAAATATCTATCCATCATAGATGAAAGAAGCTAAGGTGTTTAAGAGGATGAAGTCATTAGAATTATGAGCTACCAAatttcaaacagaaagaaggctTGAACAAATTTCACATGCAGCGACTTGTTATCTTCTCCGATATTTTTTAATCATTATTGCTGAAAGCAGGTAATGCTGATAGCTTAGGAGCTGAACTGCTGGAGACCTTGCTAAAGATGGCTCCTAGCAAAGACGAAGAGCATAAATTGAAAGAACACAAAGATGATACCCCAACCAAACTTGGTTCACCAGAGAAGTTCCTTAAAGCTGTGCTTGATATACCATTCGCATTTAAAAGAATTGATGCGATGTTCTATATAGCTAACTTTGATTCAGAGGTTAATTTTCTAAAGAAGTCCTTTGAGACTCTCGAGGTAAATTACTATATTTCCTAGTCATTTTCTTATTGCCCGATATATAAACCTAGTTAACAGCTAAACCTAGTTAACAGTTTCTTcatttttgtttatttgtttgtttaattagtcAATCTTTTTGTTCTCTATCAAATAGGTTGTCAGTCCTGTTTACTTTGTCTCTGTAACTTTCTAAA includes these proteins:
- the LOC122053056 gene encoding formin-like protein 1; its protein translation is MSAPVSSRSRRALHVPFFPFSPAEPPSGSPANSIPTTPFFPSYSSPPPPPPPPLGVGWSSQPTFPANISSLTFPGSRSAPRSRHSSGAVAIAVVLPLLALGVLAAVAVAFFVRRHRRRFPGGGYSDKDETRSVSDRLFPADFAASDDGAPKSSAAASSDLLYLGTFVDTVPVGSVRDGGRPTADPVGGSPNGNPASPELRPLPPLLRQFRHMYENGTVGSSSEEEFYSPKMSSAGKESSGRAVGGQMSSSRQTFPSMVEKSESQGLTMSTPSYPSSNLPSSPQSSPAASVSRVGSSPGHQNGGSSKSRSERSADESIEFEAPPPPPPPPLLGPLTPSPPKRNPPSPSPPSSPVEKQYETKVEIRDMPAPNVLSPTRNQALSHNPFIVITPPGPRQRQAPPPPPPPPPVGYWDSQVRKPQETHHPVLAKSKPAEVMISSAMAYPTDPRGESEAMEKNQDTSRPKLKPLHWDKVQASSNRAMVWDQLKSSSFQVNEEMIETLFVSKATDPAPRETNWRQVLPPPNQENKLLDPRKSQNIAILLRALNVTTEEVCDALLEGNADSLGAELLETLLKMAPSKDEEHKLKEHKDDTPTKLGSPEKFLKAVLDIPFAFKRIDAMFYIANFDSEVNFLKKSFETLEAACDELRNSRLFLKLLDAVLKTGNRMNVGTNRGDAHAFKLDTLLKLVDVKGTDGKTTLLHFVVREIIRSEGTRLSVANNGPAKAQPNTLRDDLECRKLGLKAVSALGGELSNVKKAAAMDSDILSSYVSKLAGGIGKINEVSKLNGDNQRFHEAMNRFLKKADDDIIRVQAQESVALSLVKEITEYFHGNSTREEAHPFRIFMVVRDFVAILERVCKEVGMTNERTIVSSARQFPVPVNPTLPPLFPRFHALRPEGSDEESSLSS